A window of Gossypium hirsutum isolate 1008001.06 chromosome D13, Gossypium_hirsutum_v2.1, whole genome shotgun sequence genomic DNA:
TTTCCTCCATGTCCAGTGTTGACAACTATTTCCCAATCTTGAAAACCCCAAAACATAAAAAAGCAAAGCCCATTTTCAATCCGTTACAGACTAACGAACGCCGGCACGATGGCATAGCACCTCAAAAAATGGCAGCTAACTTCTTCAGACATACCCTTTGTTTTGCCATGCCAATGCTATAACATCCAAATTCGtacgttttttttttctaataaccaatctttcttttcttcttcttccataaaagacttgttttttttaacacTCGAGAATTTCCCTCCAATCCCACAATCTTCATGCTTTTCACTTTTACTGTGTTTTCTTCGTGAACTTCTCGGGGATTACAAAGGTGCGTCAAGCTCTTGCAGATCTGATTTACACTTCTGTTTTATATAATTTCCTGTGTTTGTTTAGCTGCTGGGGTCGATATCTTTTCTGGGTTTTGATTAACGAAAATGGAAACTGGTAGCGTACGAATGAGATCAGATCATTTAGAGAAAGAAGGATCTAAGGAAACCCATGAAGAAAGTTTTGAGCTAGAATCATCCTATGATGTTAGTGATGATAACCACCAATTCCATTCGATGAATGCATTAGAGATCTTAAGAGAAACTGTTAGGATTTTACGGTACAATTCGTCCAGTTTTTTTATCATTGCAGTTTTGTTTATTTGCCCTGTATCTTTGGTCTTTATGTCTAATTTGTTAGTTGATCATTCCATTGTGAAGAGATTAACTGTTAGGCTTTTGTTAGTTGCCAAAACCTGTGGACTCCCATTGAAGCCTTTCATCAAACAGTCGTCACAAAGGTTCGCCGAGTCGGCTGTTTCCTCCGCAATGTGCTTCCCTTTGTTCATCACATTGTCTTTGTTATCCAAGGCTGCGGTGGTTTATTGTGTAGATTGTACTTACTCGAGGAAACCGGCCGATGCTTCAAAGTTTTTCACGATAATCCTAAAGTTTTGGAGGCGGCTCGTTTGCACATATGTGTGGATGTGTACGGTTATTGTTGCTTGTGTGACCACTTTCTTTGTTTTCCTTGTTGTGGCATGTAGCTTGCTTTCTGTTGTTGGCTTTGCACCTGACTTGATTGTGTATGCGGTGATAATGATGGGGCTAGTGTTCTCGGTTGCCTTCGCGTATGCCATTGTTGTTTGCAATATCGGGATTGTAATCTGCGTGTTGGAGGAAGTTTCAGGACCGCAGGCAATGCTTCGGGCCGGTGTTCTTATTAAGGGGCAGACTCAAGTTGGTCTCTTGATATTTCTTGGATCTACAATTGGTTTAGCATTTGTGGAAGGGTTGTTTGAACATAGAGTAAAAGTATTAAGTTATGGAGATGGGTCTTCTAGGATCTGGGAAGGGCCTCTGTTGGTAATAATGTATTCGTTTGTGGTGCTCATGGATTCCATGATGAGTACGGTTTTCTATTTCAGTTGCAGATCGTACACTATGGAAGCCTCGGATGGTGAATGTCAATCAATATTGGATACACCATAACCACCTTTGCCAAATTGTTTTGTGTTGATGACCATTGCTATGTCCATTGTTATGCTATCAGCTAATATTTATCGAGTTCTAACAAGAAAATAGCATTACTTGGGAATACTGATGAAgatgaatttgttgttgtttcatCAAAAACTCGAGCAAGATGGGTTTTAGCAGCTCATACTATGCTGAAGATGATTCTCCAACTCTTCCATAGACATACATGGTTCAGGTGCATAAAATTTCTTGTGATCTACTACTAGCCATGGAATAAAAACAAAGTTAATACaataatttgattgaatataagCTGCATAGAACTATTCATCAATTATCCAAAGGGTTCCATATCAAATTGTTGGACCTTTTcatgttcctttttttttttactatcctTGTACTTGCATTTATAT
This region includes:
- the LOC107918264 gene encoding uncharacterized protein yields the protein METGSVRMRSDHLEKEGSKETHEESFELESSYDVSDDNHQFHSMNALEILRETVRILRYNSSSFFIIAVLFICPVSLVFMSNLLVDHSIVKRLTVRLLLVAKTCGLPLKPFIKQSSQRFAESAVSSAMCFPLFITLSLLSKAAVVYCVDCTYSRKPADASKFFTIILKFWRRLVCTYVWMCTVIVACVTTFFVFLVVACSLLSVVGFAPDLIVYAVIMMGLVFSVAFAYAIVVCNIGIVICVLEEVSGPQAMLRAGVLIKGQTQVGLLIFLGSTIGLAFVEGLFEHRVKVLSYGDGSSRIWEGPLLVIMYSFVVLMDSMMSTVFYFSCRSYTMEASDGECQSILDTP